In Desulfobacteraceae bacterium, the DNA window ATTTTTCGCTGGCGACCAGCGAGCTGGACGCGGGCAACAGACCGATAGCCCTGCAAGGATGAGAGACCGACAACATGACCGGGGCGAGGCACAGCGGCTGGGCGCTACGGCAGAGGTGAGGCCTCCCCCTGCACGACTGGGGGGCGGCCGAAAGGCCTGCCCCCGTCACGGGGGGCAGGTTTCCTTCCATAGTGAAATGCGCCAAACGGCCTGAAACGCCTTCGTCATGCTGGTCGTTTAGAGCAGTTGACCGATTTCGATCCCCAATGCGACGCACTTCTCGCCCTCCATACAGGCGGCCGCATCCCGATCCTCCAAGTAGTGTTGCACACGTTTGCCCTTGTATTCCAAATCCACCACCCAGGCCTTTTTTTCATCGCTCCAGGAGACCGTGGTGTCGATTCCGCAGGCCCCGATTTGGGGATAGATCTCGCGAATTTTGGCGCACAGTTCTTCTTTGTCGTACATGTCCTACCTCCTTGTGCTGTTGGGTTGCTGCACGTCTGCCGCCCCCGCCGGCGGCGGCTCAAGACCGTCGAAGGCCTTTGGTCCGTCGAAAATGGGTGGCAGTGCCATAATATACGTCAGCGCTCTCTTTGAGGGTCTCGCTCAAGGTCGGGTGGGGGTGAATCGAAAGGCCAATGTCGGCCACACTGGCATTCATTTCAATGGCCAACACCGCTTCGGCGATCAACTCCCCCGCACCGGGGCCGGCGATCCCGACGCCCAGCACCCGCTCGGTAAGGGGATCGACCACCAACTTGGTGAGCCCGTCGCTGCGTCCCAGGGTGGCGGCGCGCCCCGAAGCCGCCCAGGGGAAACGGGCGAGCGCGACCTCCAGGCCCTGTTCACGGGCCTGGGTTTCGGTGGTTCCGGCCCAGGCAATTTCCGGGTCGGTGAAAACCACCGCCGGCACCGCCAGCGGCTCGTAAAGGGCCTCACGACCGGCAATGACCTCGGCCGCAACCCGGCCTTCATGGACCGCCTTGTGGGCCAGCATCGGCTCGCCGACCACATCTCCAATGGCAAAAATACGGGCTTCAGCCGTTCGCCGGCGGCGATCCACCAGAATAAAGCCCCGCTCATCGCATACGACCCCGGTATTCTGCAGACCCAGCCCCGCAGTGTCGGGCCGACGGCCGACCGCCACCAGGACCTGGTCGAAAAGACGCACCTGTTCACCGTCCTTCCCGGTTCTCAGGACAGCCTTGAGACCGTTTTTCTGGGCTTTGAGCGCCTGCACGGTCGTGTTTTTGAAAATCGCCTCCAGCCGATCGGAAAGCCGTTTTTCCAAAAGATTGACCAGGTCGCGATCAACTCCCGGCAACAGCTGCGCGGTCATTTCGGCCACCGTCACCTTTGACCCCAACGCCGCGAAGACCGTGCCGAGTTCCAGCCCGATGTAGCCCCCCCCGACCACCAGCAGTTTTTTTGGCACCTGGGCCATTTCAAGGGCGCGGGTGGAATCCAGGATGCGGTCATCGCCGATATCCAGTTGGGCCAGGCGCACCGGCACGGCACCGGTGGCGATGACGGCATGCTCAAAGACCAGCCGCCGGTCGTCGCCACCGCCTGCCCCGCTGACCGCCAGGGTGCGGTTGTCCAGAAAGACGGCGGTGCCTTGAAAGTAAGTGATCCGCCGCTGCCGCACCAGACGCCCAAGACCGTCGGTCAGTCCTGAGACCACCTCGTTTTTCCAATCCCGCAGCCGGTCGATGTTCACCTTGGGTTTTCCGAAACTGATCCCCCAGGCCTCCGCTTCGCCGGCTTCGGCGATCACGCGCGAGACATGCAGCAGTGCTTTGGAGGGTATACACCCGTGGTAAAGGCAGACGCCACCCGGATTTTTCGCGGGATCGATCAGGGTGACCGTCAGGCCGAGATCGGCGGCCATGAAGGCGGCAGCGTACCCGCCGGGGCCGCCGCCGATGACGGCCAGTTGGGTGGTGTCATCGGTCATGACGAATTCTCCGTGTTTCCGCCAAGATGAAGGGTGAAAGGGTGTTTCAGACAGTCGCACACCCATCGCAGGAAGCGCGCCGCATCGGCCCCGTCCACCACCCGGTGGTCGTAGGAGAGCGACAGCGGCAGGATCGTTCGCGGCCGGAATTCGTCGTCTGTCCACCGCGGTGCGGTGGCCGAGCGGCTGACCCCCAGCACCGCCACCTGCGGCCAGAGCACGATGGGGGTAAAACCGGTGCCCCCGATACCCCCCTGATTGGAGATGCTGAAGGTCCCTCCCTCCAGCTCATCCGGTTTGACCTTCCGGCTGCGGGCGCGCTCGGCCAAATCCGTGATGGCCACGGCCAGTTCGGTGATGGACTTGGCGTCGACATCCTGAATCACGGGTACCAGCAGCCCGCGGGGGGTGTCCACCATCACCCCGATGTGGATGTAGTGCTTCAGAATCAGCTGTCCGCTGCCCATGTCGATGCTGGCGTTGAAACGGGGAAAGCGCTTCAGCGCCGCCGCGCAGACCTTGGCCAGGATGGCCGTGACGGTCAGTTTGCCGCCGGCGGCTTCCACCGCCCGTGCGTTTTGTTTCATAAAGGGTTCGAGGCCCGTAATGTCCGCACTGTCGAACTGGGTCACATGGGGAACGGCGTGCCATGCGGTGACGGTAGTCTCGGCGGTGAGGCGCCGCACGGTGGACAGCGTCATGGTTTCAATCCGGCCCCAGCGGCTGAAATCGGGCAGCGGCGGCGGCGCGCCGGGGCCTTCAGCGGCGCGGTCACCGGCCGTGAAACGCGCCTTGACATGGGCCTTGACATCGGCCTCGCTGATCCGACCGCGGGGCCCGCTGCCCTTGACGGCGTGAATGTCAACGCCCAGTTCACGGGCCAGCCGCCGCACCGCAGGAGAGGTGGGCGCCGGGGGGCGATCCGCTTCTTCGGCGGCATCCCCCTTTTCCGTTTCGGCGTCCGCTGCCGGCTGCCGGCCTTTCGAACCCCCGTCCACGGTTTCGGCCGGGGCCCCTTCCCCGGAGGCTTCCGCGGCAGGCTCCAGTTCTTGCGGTTCGCTGCCGACTTCCGCCCCGGACGCCCGCGCATCGGCATCAGGCGTACTTTGGGCCCCCTTTTCAACCGCCGGTGCTTTTTCCCCCGTGCCGCCCTCGGTTTCGACCCGCGCGATAACGTCCCCGACCCTGACCTCGTCGCCGCTCTGGACCAGCAATTCGGTCACTTTGCCGGCCACCGGCGACGGAATTTCAACCACCGCCTTGTCGGTTTCCAGTTCGATGAGCGGGTCGTCCACCGATACCGTGTCCCCGACCGCAACCAGAACGCCCACGACACTGCCGGAAGTCACGTTTTCACCGATTGCCGGTACCTTGATGTCTTCAACCATGCCAGCTCCTTCCGTCAGGCAAACCGCGGACTCGCCTTGCCGGGATCGATCTCGAGTTGCCGGCGGGCCTTTTCAACCACCGCCGGCTTGACCCGTTTTGCACGGGCCAGCGCGCTGAGGCTGGCGAAGGCGATGTGGCGCGCATCGACCTCGAAAAAGTCCCGCAGGGCGCTGCGGTTGTCGCTGCGCCCGTAGCCGTCGGTGCCCAGCAGCACCATCGGCCCGGGCACCCACTTGGCGATGGATCCCGGCAGGGCCTTGAGATAATCCGAGGCCGCTACAAAAACCCCCTTTTCGCCCGCCAGCTGCCTCTCAAGAAAAGAGCGCTTCGGCGTTTCTTCCGGGTGAAGAAAATTCCAGCGCTCGGTTTCGATGGCATCCCAGTAGAGATTCTTGTAGCTGGTGACGCTCCAAACGTCGGCAGCCACCCCGAAGTGGGTTTCGAGAAGCTCCTGGGCCTTTAGGGCTTCGTTGAGAATGGTGCCACTGCCCAAAAGATGCGTCTTCGCCCGCGCGCCTTTGCGAGAGGCTGGACGAAAGCGGTAAATCCCCTTGAGGATGCCCGCTTCCGCCCCCTCGGGCATGGGCGGCATCCGGTAGAACTCATTCATGATGGTCAGATAGTAGATCAGGTTTTCGCCCTCCTCCAGCATCCTGCGCAGCCCTTCACGCACGATGACCGCAATTTCGAAGGCAAACGCCGGGTCGTAGGCCAGCACCGAGGGGCTGGGATAGGCCAGCAGATGGCTGTGGCCGTCCTGGTGCTGGAGCCCCTCCCCCGCGAGCGTGGTGCGCCCGGACGTGGCGCCCAGCAGAAAACCGCGGGCCTGGGCGTCGCCCGCCGCCCAGATCAGGTCGCCGATGCGCTGAAAACCAAACATCGAGTAAAAGGAAAAAAAGGGTACGGTGTTGAGGCCGTGGGTTGCGTAGGCGGTGCCGGCGGCGATAAAGGACGACATGGCGCCCGCTTCGGTGATCCCCTCCTCCAGGATCTGGCCATCCTTGGCCTCCCGGTAGTAGAGGAGGCTTTCTTTGTCCACCGGTTCGTAGACCTGCCCCAGGTGGGAGTAGATGCCCACCTTGCGGAAGAGCGCCTCCATGCCGAAGGTACGGGCCTCGTCCGGTACAATCGGCACGATGTAGGGGCCGATGTCCTTTTCCGCCAGCAGTTTGCCCAGCAGATGCACCATGGCCATCGTGGTGGCGATCTCGCGCTCGCCGCTGCCTTTGAAAAATTCGCTGTAAAGCGACGCTCCCGGCGGCCGAAAAACCGGCACCGACACACTCCGCGCAGGCAGATACCCCCCCAGTTCGCGGCGCCGCTGCTGCAGATATTGCATTTCTTCGCTGTCCGCTGCGGGGCTGTAGAACGGCGCATCGGCAATGGCCGAATCGGGAATGGGGATGCCGAAGCGGCTGCGGAAATGGCGCAGCTCCTGTTCGTTCAGCTTCTTTTGCTGATGGGTGACGTTGCGGCCCTCGCCCGCCTCGCCGAGCCCGTAGCCTTTGATGGTTTTGGCCAGGATCACCGACGGGGCCCCCTTGTGGTTGATCGCGGCCTGGTAGGCGGCGAAAACCTTTTCCGGGTCGTGCCCGCCCCGGCGAAGCCTCTGCAGCTGCTCGTCGGTAAGGTGCCGAACCATCTTCTCCAACTCAGGGTAACGTCCAAAAAAATCGCGCCGGATAAAGTCGCCCGAAGCGGTGGAATACATCTGGTACTGCCCGTCGGGGACCTCCTGCATGCGCTTGGCCAGCAGCCCCTTGTCGTCCCGGGCAAGCAGCGGGTCCCAATCGGCCCCCCAGATGACCTTGATGACATCCCAGCCAGCGCCGCGAAAGGCAGCCTCGAGTTCCTGGATGATCTTGCCGTTGCCGCGCACCGGCCCGTCGAGACGCTGCAGGTTGCAGTTGATCACAAAGATGAGGTTGTCCAGCCGCTCCCGGGAGGCCAGGGTGATCGCCCCTAAAGACTCCGGCTCGTCCAGTTCCCCGTCGCCCAAAAAGGCCCAGACCTTCTGGTCGTCGACCGGTTTGAGCCCGCGGTCTTCCAAATAGCGGTTGAAGCGCGCCTGATAAATGGCCATCAGCGGCGAGAGGCCCATGGAAACGGTGGGAAACTGCCAGAACTCAGGCATCAGGTAGGGGTGGGGATAGGAGGCAAGTCCTCCTCCGGGCTGCAGCTCACGACGGAAATTCTCCAACTGCTTTTCGCTCAGGCGGCCTTCCAGGAAGGCGCGCGCATAGATACCCGGTGCCGCGTGCCCCTGGAAGTACACGATGTCGCCGGGATGCCGCGCGGTTTTGGCGCGAAAGAAATGGTTGAATCCCACCTCGAAGAGCGTGGCGCTGGAGGCGTAGGTCGAGATGTGCCCGCCGATACCGTCCGACTGGCGGTTCGCCCGCACCACCATCGCCATCGCGTTCCAACGGACAATGCTCTTGATGCGCCGCTCGATCTCGCGGCTGCCGGGGAACACCGGCTGACGCGAAACCGGTATGGTATTCAGATAGGGGGTGTTGGCCGTAAAAGGGATCCGCACAGCGCGCTCCCGGGCGCGCACCTGCAACCGTCGCAGCAAGTCCCGAACCCGCTCCGGCCCTTGGCTTTCCAGGACGTAATCCAGCGACTCCAGCCACTCGCGGTTTTCGGCGTCGACTTCATCGGGCTCGGGGCGGTGGTCGCGGGTTTTCATCGTGTCGATCCCCCAATCAGCGCTGCCGGCCAGAGCCCCCCAGCCCGCAGCAATCTGGTGAAGAAATTTGATAAAGCAGTAAAAGGTCGAAAACCGTCAAATTTCGGCCGTGACGCCTGGCCGACCTACCTGGAGGGTGGCACCTGCCGTTCGGCCAGGCAGAAAAGTTATGGTTGCGCCAGACCAAAGGCAAGTCCTGACCCGCACGGCGGGAGGTTTGCAACGTCCATAAAGCGTGGCGCCCGAAGCGGCATCGACGGGGGCCAAGCGCCTCCTGCGGCAACCGGAATTTTGCAGTGACCCTTGGTATTTGAACGATTTAACGGCCAATTGTCAACCGCCAAAAGGGGCGGCACCATTTGCCTTCGGGTCCGGTTCGGGGACGCTTTGGGCAAAACAGATTCGTCAATATTTCAAATAAGATATAAAAAATTCGACGTTGACAATCACCCCCCGCCCCGCTAAATTGTTTTTAGTACTCTTTCTTTTGCCCTCGCCCAGCCCCACCCCGGAGCTGTAAGGCGATACCGGTCGACACCCCCGCTGCCCGAATGGTGTCGACCGGCGCCGCGTCCCCATCGTTCCGGCCGTGGGTGGAATGCCCAGCAGGCAGGCGGACAGGCCGATGAACCACAAGAAACCGGATCAACAAACAGCCGCCGGTTCTCACCCAGCCCCCTGCCCGGTCTGCGGGGCGCAAAACCGCGAGAGCTGCGGCGCCCTCGAGAAGCTGGGAATCCGCAGCCTGGAGGCAGACCACCGTGAGGTTTGCCCGGTCTGCGGCAGCGATTACGCCCTGGTGGTGTGGGCGCGAGGCTTTAGAATGTGTGAACTCTGTTTTGAAAACATCGAACAGGCTTTGAGAATCTTGCGGCACAAACACAAAAAACGCCTGGAGCGGATCCTCTTGGAGCTCGACCGCTGAGAGGCCGCGGGAGATAGCGGCAGCCGCCCACGGCCCGGCGCCCGATCCCCGGAGGCGGCCGCCGCAAATCCATGCCGGCAAGGGAAAACGCGATGGATGAGACATCCGACAAGTTGATCAAATTCCCCGAAAGGGTGAACCGCATTCTGGCCAAGTACAGCCGGCAATACGAGGCCATCAACCGCATCGGGCGTCTGTGGGACTCCGCGTCCGACCCCTTGGCCGACGACGCCCCCCGAGGCGGCGGGAACCGCGGGCGGCGTTTCATGGAACAGGTCCAGTCCAGCAATTTCGACGCAACCTATCTTCAGAAGGTGGTCGAAGAGATCAAACTGATCGAAGAGAGCCTGAAAACCCTGATTGCGGCCCGCACCCGGAAAATCGTCGAGGAGCGGGTGCCGGTGGAAAGAGAGCGGCCGGTGGCCCACGGCCTGGTGCGCAGGCTGCTGGTGAAGCTGGGCTGGCTGCGGCAGAAAATGGAAACCTTCACCGATTACGAAGTCGTCCGCAAGGAGGTCCCGCGTGAACCCAATGAGGTCGCCATCTCCGAGTTCAGAGGCATGATCGACCGCTACATCGCAAGCCTCGTCAGTTTAAACGATGGCCTGCGGGGCACCGTTGGCGAGGTGAGCGCCATCGTCCAGAATTTGACCGACGTCAGCGACACTTATACCGACCAGATCCACCGCGACCGCATCGCCTACTACAAGCAGATCCGCCACAGCCGAAGCCTGGAGGAGCAGCTAAGTGAGATCGCGGCCCTGCACGAGTCCTTGAGCCCGCTGAACGCGCGCTATCCCGAGGTCGAAAAGGCCCGGGATCACCTCGAAATGGCGCTCGGCGACAGCCAGGGGGTGGAGTTCAAACTGAAAACCGGCATCGACATGAGCGTCAATTACCAGTCCGCCTTGAAAAGCTACCGCCGGCTGATCAACGATTTCAAGGAACGGGGCGACATCCACGTCAGCATGGTCGAGAAATTCGCCCAGGGGGCCAGCCACATGAAGATCGCCGTGGACAACGTCTCCCAGATCTGTTCGGGGGTGGCCAAGGTCACCCAGTCGATGATCATGATCGTGGAGAGCATCGAGGGCGGCAACAAGGTCCTCGGGCGTTATGCGGCCCTCATTGGGGACGAGGCCGCCACCTCCCCCCAGTGGGATATGGAATACAGCGAATTGAAGGCGGCGGAGGCGATCTACGAGAAAAACAGCGCGGCGCGCCTGCAGCAGCTTGAACGCAACCGGCGGGAAATCGAAAGCCTGATCAGCCCCAAAGCGCTTCTCAAGGAAGGTTGAAACGGCCGGGCGCCCGCCGCAGCGGCCCCGTCCGCAGCCCACTCACCCCTGCTCCCCGCCCTCTGGGGGGCGTTTGCTCCCGTCCGCTGGGGCCTTTTGGAGGCGCGCGCCAAGCTCGTCGATCCAGGTCTTGTGGAACAGGTAAATGCCCCGGTGGTAGGCCGCACGGCCGATCAAATGGGCCCCGACCGGCGCGGTCAAAAGCAGAAACACGATAACCGCCGCAGCCCTCAGGGTGGTCCCCAGTTCGCCGGCGACCACGGCTTCGGCCGCCAGAATGCACCCCGTTCCCAGGGTCCCGGCCTTGGTGGCGGCGTGCATCCGGATCAGGGTGTCCGGCAGGCGGAGCATGCCCACCGCGGCCACCAGGCAAAAAATACTGCCGACGATCAGCAGGGCCGCGGCGATGATGGCGCTCATCGTTTCTCCTCCGTGCTCCGCCGCCGGCGGGAGCGTAGCAGAAAGCGGGACAGGGCGACTGTCCCCAGAAACGCCACCAGGGCGTAAGCGATGGCGACATCCAGAAACGACGCGTCCTCGGAATGGATGGCATAGGCCGCCAAGAAAGCGACGATCAAAACCGCGATCAAATCCAGCGCCACGACCCGGTCGGCCGCCTGGGGCCCGCGCACCAGGCGGATAAAGGCAAGCGCCGCACTGACGATCAGCAGGACCAGGGCCAGCCGGCTGGCGGCCTGAAGGGCTGTTTGGCCGTCGATGATCATCGGGTGACCTCCAGCACCAGCCGCTCCAGCCCGTTTTTGATCCCCTTGCGAAACCCTTCCGGATCGTCCAGAAACATGACATGCACGAACAGGGTGCGGCGGTCTTCGGCAAGATCGATGCTGAGGGTTCCGGGGGTGAGCGAAATCAGGTTGGCCACCAGCAGGATCTCCAGATCGCTTTGGGCGCTCAAGGGAATACCGACGATCCCCGGCCGGCTGATCTGCCCGGGGGTCACGACGTCCCACAGCACCCGCAGGTTGGACCGCACCAGCTCCACCAGAAAATAGCAGATCAGACGGGCGGTTTTGGGAACCCGTTGGAAATAGCGCGTTTCGCCGTAAAGGGGGCGGGTCAGCCACAGCGCCAGGTAGCCGAGGCCGAAGCCGACCAGCAGCCCGGAGAGGGTAAAGCGCCCCTGCACCCCGATGAAGCCCAGCGCGATAAAACCGTTGATGAAAAAGAGGTTCATCGCACACTCCCCAAAACGCTGTGGACGTAAGCGCTCGGGTCCAACAGCTCCTCGGCCGCCAGCCGGGCCATCTGGAAAAGCTGCTCTGGCGCCAATCCGATCAAGACCGTCAATGCCGCCAGGGCCGCGACGGGGGCCAGCATCCAGGCCGAAACAGGGCTTCGGCCATCGGCGGGCGGGGGAGCGGCCGCGGCCTTGGGCTTCCAAAACGCCTCGTTCCAGATCTTGGTCATGGAATAAACGGTCAACAGACCCACCAGCGCCGCGACCCCGGCCAGAACGAAATGGCCGGCATCCAGGCTGGCCCGGATCAGGATCATTTTGGCCCAGAACCCGGAAAGCGGGGGAAACCCGGCCAGGGAAAAGGCGGGAATGAAAAACAGCAGCGCCCCGAACCCACGGGTGCGGTACAACCCGCCCAACTCTGCCAGCGCGAACGAGCCGCCCCACTGCCGGGTCAGCCCGCTGATCAGAAATAGATTGGCCTTCACCACGATATGGTGCAGCAGATAGAAGACGGCACCGGCCAGGGCCAGGGGGGTCAGCAGCCCCAGGCCGAGGACCATGTAGCCCACCTGGCTGATGATGTGAAACGAGAGAATGCGTCGAACCTCGCTGTGGGCCGCGGCACCCAGCACCCCGGTGACCATGGTCAGCGCCGCGGCCGCCAGCACCAGGTTCTGCAGCCCGCCGCCGTCCAGGGGAAACAGGAGGGTGAAGGTCCGGATCAGGGCGTAAACGCCCACCTTCGTCAGCAGGCCCGAAAAAATGGCGGAAACGGCCACCGGCGGGGTGTGGTAGGAGGCCGGAAGCCAAAAAAACAGCGGAAAGAGCCCGGCTTTGATCCCGAAGGCGGTCAGGAACAAAACCGATACGGTTGCCACCTGGCCGGCATCGACAGCCGCGCGCAGCTTGAGATGCAGGTGGGCCATGTTGAGGGTTCCGGTCATGGCATAGATCAACCCCAGGGCCGCCAGAAAAAGCAGCGTCGAAATCAGGTTGATGACCACGTAGGTGACGCCGCCGGCCAGCTGTGCGCGGGTCCTGCCGAGCACCAGCAGGGCGAAGGAGGCCATCAGCATGACTTCGAACCACACGTAGAGATTGAACAGGTCGCCGGTCAGAAATGCGCCGCTGATGCCGCCCACCAGGATGTGCAGCAGCGGATAATAGCCCCGCTGCAAACAATCCGCGCCGATCTCGGCCCGCGAATAGAGGCACACGGCCCCGTAAACGACCCCGGTGACCAGGACCATCAGCGCGCTGAGGTGGTCGGCCACCAGGGCAATGCCGAAGGGCGCCGGCCAGTTGCCCACGTTGAGAACGGCAATCCCGTGGTGGTGAACCCGCTGGAGCAGCATGGCGCCCAAGGCCAGGTGCGCGGCGGCGCCCAGGAGTGCTGCGGCGCTCTGGAAATGCGGCCGGCGACCGCCCGGCAGCGAGAGGGCGGCGACGGCAAACGGAACGATGATGGGGGCTGCCAGCAATCCGCTCAAGGGTTCACCTTTTCGGGCGCCCCGGCTTCGGCGGGGATGGCTTCGGCATCGCTCATGTCCTCGGTGTTGACGGTCCCCAGCTCTTGGTGGGCCTTGAAAAACAGAATAAAAACGAAAACCAGGAGCGCAAACCCGATGACGATGGCCGTCAGAATCAGCGCCTGGGGCAGGCTGTTGGCGACCACCCCGGCCGGAACCTGCGCACCTTCCGGAATCAGCGGCGGGTGGGGGTTCCCCGGCCGGCCGGCAGCGAAAATCACGAGATTGACGGCGTTGCTGGCCAGCACAAGTCCGAAGATGAAGCGCACCAGATGCCTGCCGAGCATCAAAAACAGGCTGGCGGCCACCATGGCACCGCTCAGCAGGGCGAGGACGGTCTCCACCTCAAATTTCCTCCAGTCCCAGGACCAGAGTCAAAATGGATCCCAGAACCACCAGAAAAACACCCAGGTCGAATACCAGGGGCGTGCCGACGGCCGGTGCGGCGGAGCCCGCCGGCCACCACAAGCCGGTCAAAAAAGGGAGTCCGGCCAACGCCCCCCAAAGGCCCGCGCTGATGGCCAGCAGGAGCCCCGTCGCCACCAGGACCAGCGGGTCGAGCCGCAGGGCGCGCCGCACCGGCTGGGGCCCCTCGGCGATGGCAAACAGCGAAAAACCGGTTGCAGCCACCAGCGCTGCGGAAAAACCGCCGCCCGGAGCGTTGTGACCCCGAAAGAGGAGATAGACGGCAAAAACGAGGATCAGGCCCACCAGAATGCGATTGGCCACCTGGAGGATGAACGAGGGCATGGCCGCGGCTACCTCCTTTCCCGGGAGATCAGGGCGAAGCCGGCCAAGCCAGCGGTTGCGACCACAACGATCTCACCGAGGGTGTCCAGGCCCCTGAAATCCACCAGGATAACGTTGACGATGTTGCGCCCGTGGGCCACCAGATAGCTGTTGTGCTCGAAAAAATCGGTCAACTGGCGGTCCATGACACCGCTGGTTGCCGCCATGCAGAGGACGGCGACCAATGCCCCGGCACCCAGCGCCACCAGAGCATCCACCCAGCGGCCGGGCAATTCGCCACCGGACTTTTTCTGCAGCGGCGGCAACCGCAGCAAAACGATGGCCACGATGATCAGCGTCAGGGTTTCCACCAGCAGCTGGGTTAGCGCCAGATCCGGCGCGCCGAAGACCAGAAAGACCAGCGCCGCACCGGAGCCGACCACCCCCAGGGCGCAGACTGCCAGGATCCGGCTGCGGGCTGCCACCACAACCCCCACCGCGCCCGCCATAAGGGCCACCAGCAGCCACTGCCAAAAGGGCAGGGACGGCAGGGGCGGCGCTACGAGGCCGCCTTCGGCGTTCAGGAACCAGACAGTGGTTGCAGTCAGGGTAAAAACGGTCAGAATCGTCAGCAGATAGCGGTGCAGCGAGCCGTTTTGGATAAACCCCGTCAGCAGCCCAGCGCTTCGCGCCGTGGCGGCCATGGTCAGGGCGTAGAGCCCATCCGCGGTGAAGGGCATCCCGGCCGCCAGGGCCGCGACCCAGCGCCGGACAGGCCGTCTGACCAGGTAAAAAGCCGCCCCCAAAACAAGGGTCAGGATGCTCAGCAGGAGCGGGTCGTTGACGCCGTGAAAAAGCTTCAGCCCGGCGTGTTCGGCAACCGGATGGATCGCCGAGACGGCCGGTGCCACCAGCCATCGCCCGACCCAGTCGGGGATAAGGCCGAATATTAGGCACAACGACCCGATCGCCGTCGGCCCCAGCCACATCCAAACCGGTGCCTCATGGGGCGGGACGGGGGTCGGCAGCGCCTTCCCCAAAAACGGGCGGATCAAAACCGTACCCGCCACAGCGGTCATCAGGGCGTTGCACAGCACCGCCGCGGAAGTGGCGAAAACCGGAAAAACCTCCTCGGCCAAGGCGCCTTCGTACATGATCTCCTTGCCGACGAAGCCCAGAAAGAGGGGAAAGCCGGCCATGGACATGGCCGCCGTGGCGGCGCCGAAAGCGGTGGCGGGCATGGCGCGGATCAGCCCGCCGATGCGCCCGATCTCGCGGGTCCCGGTTCCATGGTCGATGATCCCGACAACCAGAAAAAGCGCCGACTTGTAAAGGGAGTGCACCAGCATGAAGGTCACGGCAGCCGTCAGGGCCGGGGTCGTCTTGCCCCCCAGAAACATCGTCAGGATGCCCAGAGCCATGATAGTCGTGTAGGCCAGCAGGCGCTTGAGATCGGTCTGCCCCATGGCGAGCACGGCCCCCAGAAGCGCCGTCACCCCGCCGACGATGACCAGCGTGCCCATCCAGGCCGTGGTGCCGCCGAGCACCGGGTGCAAGCGTGCCAAGAGATAGATGCCGGCCTTGACCATGGTGGCCGAATGCAGGAAGGCGCTGATCGGGGTCGGCGCGCTCATGGCGTTGGGCAGCCAGAAATGA includes these proteins:
- a CDS encoding Na+/H+ antiporter subunit D; this encodes MSGLLAAPIIVPFAVAALSLPGGRRPHFQSAAALLGAAAHLALGAMLLQRVHHHGIAVLNVGNWPAPFGIALVADHLSALMVLVTGVVYGAVCLYSRAEIGADCLQRGYYPLLHILVGGISGAFLTGDLFNLYVWFEVMLMASFALLVLGRTRAQLAGGVTYVVINLISTLLFLAALGLIYAMTGTLNMAHLHLKLRAAVDAGQVATVSVLFLTAFGIKAGLFPLFFWLPASYHTPPVAVSAIFSGLLTKVGVYALIRTFTLLFPLDGGGLQNLVLAAAALTMVTGVLGAAAHSEVRRILSFHIISQVGYMVLGLGLLTPLALAGAVFYLLHHIVVKANLFLISGLTRQWGGSFALAELGGLYRTRGFGALLFFIPAFSLAGFPPLSGFWAKMILIRASLDAGHFVLAGVAALVGLLTVYSMTKIWNEAFWKPKAAAAPPPADGRSPVSAWMLAPVAALAALTVLIGLAPEQLFQMARLAAEELLDPSAYVHSVLGSVR
- a CDS encoding NADH-quinone oxidoreductase subunit K, giving the protein METVLALLSGAMVAASLFLMLGRHLVRFIFGLVLASNAVNLVIFAAGRPGNPHPPLIPEGAQVPAGVVANSLPQALILTAIVIGFALLVFVFILFFKAHQELGTVNTEDMSDAEAIPAEAGAPEKVNP
- a CDS encoding Na(+)/H(+) antiporter subunit B (subunit B of antiporter complex involved in resistance to high concentrations of Na+, K+, Li+ and/or alkali) translates to MPSFILQVANRILVGLILVFAVYLLFRGHNAPGGGFSAALVAATGFSLFAIAEGPQPVRRALRLDPLVLVATGLLLAISAGLWGALAGLPFLTGLWWPAGSAAPAVGTPLVFDLGVFLVVLGSILTLVLGLEEI
- a CDS encoding DUF4040 domain-containing protein — translated: MQEPNSVIAGRMTALLPLALFAGLCLQVPGVVGGGAAYLSWVWAPGLGVDADFAVDGLSVFFGLIVSGIGVFVVLFAADYMRGNRYYARFFVFLHLFLLAMLGVVFADNLITLFVFWELTTLLSYLLIGFDHENDAARRHARQALLVTGAGGLALLIGFLLIGGLAGTYRLSALAESARAIQGHVFYLPILALVFTGAFTKSAQFPFHFWLPNAMSAPTPISAFLHSATMVKAGIYLLARLHPVLGGTTAWMGTLVIVGGVTALLGAVLAMGQTDLKRLLAYTTIMALGILTMFLGGKTTPALTAAVTFMLVHSLYKSALFLVVGIIDHGTGTREIGRIGGLIRAMPATAFGAATAAMSMAGFPLFLGFVGKEIMYEGALAEEVFPVFATSAAVLCNALMTAVAGTVLIRPFLGKALPTPVPPHEAPVWMWLGPTAIGSLCLIFGLIPDWVGRWLVAPAVSAIHPVAEHAGLKLFHGVNDPLLLSILTLVLGAAFYLVRRPVRRWVAALAAGMPFTADGLYALTMAATARSAGLLTGFIQNGSLHRYLLTILTVFTLTATTVWFLNAEGGLVAPPLPSLPFWQWLLVALMAGAVGVVVAARSRILAVCALGVVGSGAALVFLVFGAPDLALTQLLVETLTLIIVAIVLLRLPPLQKKSGGELPGRWVDALVALGAGALVAVLCMAATSGVMDRQLTDFFEHNSYLVAHGRNIVNVILVDFRGLDTLGEIVVVATAGLAGFALISRERR